In Archangium lipolyticum, the following are encoded in one genomic region:
- a CDS encoding serine/threonine-protein kinase, whose translation MSGPAKESQTLSSPNLDLHFGERIGRYQVLAQLSVGGMAELFLGFTSGPGGFRKYVALKRILPDARSNEQFEKMFLDEARITAALNHPNIGQVFELGQDDEGLFLAMEFIAGQNLNQITSVCRRKGVVLPPGFSLSVARDVCLALHSAHTFTTPGGKPYPVIHRDVAQKNVMVAYDGVVKLLDFGIAKARDGASRTQVGMVKGTAGYMSPEQVRCEPLDGRSDLFAVGVMLHELLTGKRLFAGETERQEMEMILEAPVPEPTALVPSIPSEVSAVVLKALTRNREERYANGRDMARALEAAAGPLLFDAEQRAAFMREHFQNRMEVTRRLLESADEASGQVDSGTARMLGGAVEAEPTPVRTERQPAARERPKQPVQGRKREEGAREQSGTARLEAPVSGTRAVATTGRKVTRTATKEHEVPREPGASKEPGVTTEQPKAGAGRFWGAILVLLVVGGGLGFGAVKLVAAIQEQETTGAPAVFVGDPSPMTPIQLNGEERKAGGTDPSEGATAEAGAKPPVETKDTQAVVKKDGDGDSPRSVKQQGSLTLVILPEAEVFLNGRSLGKTPLFKVPVPVGKHLLMIKGADKKKRELSVPIEMGKTAQFKLSLTDIPEK comes from the coding sequence ATGTCCGGACCGGCCAAAGAGTCTCAGACGCTGAGCTCCCCCAACCTCGATCTGCACTTTGGCGAGCGCATCGGAAGGTACCAGGTGCTCGCGCAGCTGTCGGTGGGGGGGATGGCGGAGCTCTTCCTGGGCTTCACGTCGGGGCCGGGCGGGTTCCGCAAGTATGTAGCACTCAAGAGGATCCTCCCGGACGCGCGCAGCAACGAGCAGTTCGAGAAGATGTTCCTGGATGAAGCGCGCATCACCGCGGCGCTCAACCACCCGAACATCGGGCAGGTGTTCGAGCTGGGGCAGGACGATGAGGGCCTCTTCCTGGCGATGGAGTTCATCGCGGGGCAGAACCTCAACCAGATCACCTCCGTGTGCCGCCGCAAGGGCGTGGTGCTGCCGCCGGGCTTCAGCCTGTCGGTGGCGCGGGACGTGTGCCTGGCGTTGCACTCGGCGCACACCTTCACTACGCCGGGCGGAAAGCCCTACCCCGTCATCCACCGGGACGTGGCGCAGAAGAACGTGATGGTGGCGTACGACGGGGTGGTGAAGCTGCTGGACTTCGGCATCGCCAAGGCGCGTGACGGGGCCAGCCGCACGCAGGTGGGGATGGTGAAGGGCACCGCCGGGTACATGTCTCCGGAGCAGGTGCGCTGCGAGCCGCTGGATGGCCGGAGTGACTTGTTCGCCGTGGGGGTGATGCTCCACGAGCTGTTGACGGGCAAGCGGCTGTTCGCCGGGGAGACCGAGCGCCAGGAGATGGAGATGATCCTCGAGGCGCCGGTTCCGGAGCCGACGGCGCTGGTGCCCTCGATTCCGTCCGAGGTGTCGGCGGTGGTGCTCAAGGCGCTGACGCGCAACCGGGAGGAGCGCTACGCGAACGGCCGGGACATGGCGAGGGCGCTCGAGGCGGCGGCGGGCCCGCTGCTCTTCGATGCCGAGCAACGCGCGGCCTTCATGCGCGAGCACTTCCAGAATCGGATGGAGGTGACGCGCCGGTTGCTGGAGAGCGCGGACGAGGCGAGCGGGCAGGTTGACTCGGGGACGGCGCGGATGCTGGGAGGCGCGGTGGAGGCGGAGCCGACCCCGGTGCGGACGGAGAGACAGCCCGCGGCGCGCGAGCGCCCGAAGCAGCCGGTGCAGGGACGGAAGCGTGAGGAAGGGGCGCGGGAGCAGAGCGGCACGGCCCGGCTCGAGGCTCCGGTGTCGGGGACGCGGGCGGTCGCCACGACGGGCAGGAAGGTGACGCGGACCGCCACGAAGGAGCACGAGGTTCCGAGGGAGCCCGGGGCTTCGAAGGAGCCCGGAGTCACGACGGAGCAGCCGAAGGCGGGGGCGGGCAGGTTCTGGGGAGCGATCCTCGTGCTGCTGGTGGTGGGAGGAGGCCTGGGTTTCGGAGCGGTGAAGCTGGTCGCGGCGATCCAGGAGCAGGAGACCACCGGGGCGCCGGCCGTGTTCGTGGGAGACCCGTCTCCGATGACGCCCATCCAGCTGAACGGCGAGGAGCGGAAGGCGGGAGGCACGGATCCGTCGGAGGGTGCCACCGCGGAGGCGGGAGCGAAGCCCCCGGTGGAGACGAAGGACACTCAGGCCGTGGTGAAGAAGGACGGTGACGGCGATTCCCCGAGGAGCGTGAAGCAGCAGGGCTCGCTGACGCTGGTCATCCTGCCGGAGGCGGAGGTGTTCCTGAACGGGCGCTCGTTGGGCAAGACACCGCTGTTCAAGGTGCCGGTGCCGGTGGGCAAGCACCTGCTGATGATCAAGGGAGCGGACAAGAAGAAGAGGGAGCTCTCGGTGCCCATCGAGATGGGCAAGACGGCGCAGTTCAAGCTGTCGCTGACGGACATCCCCGAGAAGTGA
- a CDS encoding DUF1330 domain-containing protein — protein sequence MPAYVVVEIEVKDAETYERYKLLAPPAIASYGGRYLARGGATEALEGSWHPKRFVILEFPSTEQARAWWASPEYAAAKALRQACTQTEMLLVEGLPPGADPTRK from the coding sequence ATGCCCGCCTACGTGGTCGTGGAGATCGAGGTGAAGGACGCGGAGACCTACGAGCGCTACAAGCTGCTCGCTCCGCCGGCGATCGCCTCCTATGGTGGCCGTTATCTGGCGCGCGGAGGCGCCACCGAGGCACTCGAGGGCTCGTGGCACCCCAAGCGCTTCGTCATCCTGGAGTTCCCCTCCACCGAGCAGGCCCGCGCCTGGTGGGCTTCTCCCGAGTACGCCGCCGCCAAGGCCCTCCGGCAGGCCTGCACTCAGACGGAGATGCTCCTCGTCGAGGGTCTTCCCCCAGGCGCCGATCCCACCAGGAAGTAG
- a CDS encoding helicase HerA domain-containing protein, whose amino-acid sequence MTQTDNRLAAFLSDRTEVFHSIQHRHEVWREDPFDVETVHQEARTAFERLLLRATTPPGLDSGRILLLLGDSGCGKTHLLRAFRTMAHERSLGFVGYMQMTTSTSNYGRYVLSNLIDSLDQPYSEPSEPRSGLQKLSDALLAHCGPVAALMADPEADPEEIPKLVEFAADDLQKQPRFEKLDLDLLRALLFLQREDTRIRGRVLKYLRCEDLSDSDRKVLGGLVPRIYDNHPQEMVEHLGRLAAALNQSLVLCVDQLEGFDIEATNAQSFRRAMHMLCDFAERAPSSIVVISCLHNFWTGLSGQLPKSLLDRIERDPDTIKLGHLRTAEEARLITERRLEHLYAVEDAPFDPAEPTYPFPHEGFEALSGRSTREVLDACRRWREQAVRDGALPQRFPLELKAPPGTDSSEKEKKKQHQELDQAWNDFRSTHSTPPPEEDKKLAELLTWALRASMDELDTGHRVEVRTEGEALHVDMSPGDQRLRVTLCNKGTQRGGLVNQIEQARKLARGRTAVVVRTSDFPSNPKAATAIELGKLISKGGRRAVIEDSDYRTLLALREFRRQHESRPDFATWLRTSRPLTQLKPLRDILHLDDLRSAANPAPVATGPALTPVPMPLPPAATPPFGTPVVSPPEATPPAPSTRPVAPPVTVKPPAPVPPMPPRKRDPIRIGEVDSLLREPVLFSPDELTRHAAFLGGSGSGKTTLALNVVEQLLLQGIPTILVDRKGDLAGYATDSFWTHPIEDARRNARRNQLHERLDVALFTPGHPHGRPLAIPIVPDGLASLSDFDRQQATRHAAEALSGMLDYRQSPRDKSCRTLLAQALDQYVQLTQDSVSLENLVKFIGDKDPRLVNAAGRLDMKLFDKLADDLDRLRIDAKLLLGSEAEKLDMDLLLGRGLHAKSGRTRLTIISTKFLGDNNNVLFWVSQLLIEVTRWLNRNPSNGLQAVLMFDEADLYLPAMRQPSTKQPMENLLKRARSAGLGLMLATQSPGDFDYKCRDTIRSWFIGRVKEKTALDKMKPMLNEARVDVSRIPGQGVGEFHIARDGKVDRVKTEPSALATDQLSDDELLRLAARTSPSAHPES is encoded by the coding sequence ATGACCCAGACCGATAACCGCCTCGCCGCCTTCCTCTCCGACCGCACCGAGGTCTTCCACTCCATCCAGCACCGCCACGAGGTCTGGCGCGAGGATCCCTTCGACGTGGAGACGGTGCACCAGGAGGCGCGCACCGCCTTCGAGCGCCTGCTCCTGCGCGCCACCACGCCTCCCGGTCTGGACTCGGGCCGCATCCTGCTGCTGCTCGGCGACTCGGGCTGCGGCAAGACGCACCTGCTGCGGGCCTTCCGCACCATGGCCCATGAGCGCTCGCTCGGCTTCGTGGGCTACATGCAGATGACGACGTCCACGTCCAACTACGGGCGCTACGTCCTCTCCAACCTCATCGACTCGCTCGATCAGCCCTACAGCGAGCCGTCCGAGCCCCGCTCCGGGTTGCAGAAGCTCTCCGACGCGCTGCTCGCCCACTGCGGCCCGGTGGCCGCCCTGATGGCGGATCCCGAGGCGGATCCCGAGGAGATCCCCAAGCTGGTGGAGTTCGCCGCGGATGATCTCCAGAAGCAGCCCCGCTTCGAGAAGCTCGATCTGGACCTGCTGCGCGCGCTCCTCTTCCTCCAGCGCGAGGACACGCGCATCCGCGGCCGCGTCCTCAAGTACCTGCGCTGCGAGGACCTGTCCGACAGCGATCGCAAGGTGCTCGGCGGGCTGGTGCCGCGCATCTACGACAACCACCCGCAGGAGATGGTGGAGCACCTCGGCCGGCTCGCGGCGGCGCTCAACCAGTCGCTCGTGCTGTGCGTGGATCAGCTCGAGGGCTTCGACATCGAGGCCACCAACGCGCAGTCCTTCCGGCGGGCCATGCACATGCTGTGCGACTTCGCCGAGCGCGCGCCCTCGTCGATCGTCGTCATCAGCTGCCTGCACAACTTCTGGACGGGCCTGAGCGGCCAGCTGCCCAAGTCCCTGTTGGATCGCATCGAGCGCGACCCGGACACCATCAAGCTGGGGCACCTGCGCACGGCCGAGGAGGCACGCCTCATCACCGAGCGCCGGCTGGAGCACCTGTACGCGGTGGAGGACGCGCCCTTCGATCCGGCCGAGCCCACCTACCCCTTCCCCCACGAGGGCTTCGAGGCGCTGTCCGGCAGGAGCACGCGCGAGGTGCTCGACGCCTGCCGCCGCTGGCGCGAGCAGGCCGTCCGCGATGGCGCGCTGCCCCAGCGCTTCCCCCTGGAGCTCAAGGCCCCGCCGGGCACCGATTCCTCGGAGAAGGAGAAGAAGAAGCAACACCAGGAGCTGGATCAGGCCTGGAACGACTTCCGCTCCACGCACTCCACGCCACCTCCCGAGGAGGACAAGAAGCTCGCCGAGCTCCTCACGTGGGCGCTCCGGGCCAGCATGGACGAGCTGGACACCGGCCACCGCGTCGAGGTCCGCACCGAGGGTGAGGCCCTCCACGTGGACATGTCCCCGGGGGATCAGCGGCTGCGCGTGACGCTGTGCAACAAGGGCACCCAGCGGGGCGGGCTCGTGAATCAGATCGAGCAGGCCCGGAAGCTGGCCCGGGGCCGCACGGCCGTCGTCGTGCGGACCAGCGACTTCCCGAGCAACCCGAAGGCGGCCACCGCCATCGAGCTCGGCAAGCTCATCAGCAAGGGAGGGCGCCGCGCGGTCATCGAGGACAGCGACTACCGCACCCTGCTCGCCCTGCGCGAGTTCCGTCGGCAGCACGAGTCCCGTCCCGACTTCGCCACCTGGCTGCGCACGAGCCGGCCCCTCACCCAGCTCAAGCCCCTGCGCGACATCCTCCACCTGGATGACCTGCGCTCCGCGGCGAACCCCGCCCCCGTGGCCACCGGGCCCGCCCTCACCCCCGTGCCCATGCCCCTGCCCCCGGCCGCCACGCCTCCCTTCGGCACGCCCGTGGTCTCCCCACCGGAGGCCACCCCGCCCGCGCCGAGCACCCGGCCCGTGGCCCCTCCGGTGACGGTGAAGCCTCCAGCTCCCGTGCCTCCCATGCCCCCACGCAAGCGGGATCCGATCCGCATCGGTGAGGTGGACAGCCTGCTGCGCGAGCCCGTCCTCTTCTCCCCCGACGAGCTGACCCGGCATGCCGCGTTCCTCGGCGGCTCCGGCAGTGGCAAGACGACGCTCGCCCTCAACGTGGTGGAGCAGCTCCTGCTCCAGGGCATCCCCACCATCCTCGTCGATCGGAAGGGAGATCTCGCTGGCTACGCCACGGATTCCTTCTGGACCCATCCCATCGAGGATGCCCGCCGCAACGCGCGCAGGAACCAGCTCCACGAGCGGCTCGACGTGGCCCTCTTCACCCCGGGCCACCCCCACGGCCGCCCGCTGGCCATCCCCATCGTCCCGGATGGGCTCGCCTCGCTCTCGGACTTCGACAGGCAGCAGGCCACCCGCCACGCCGCCGAGGCCCTGTCCGGCATGCTGGATTACCGGCAGAGCCCCCGGGACAAGTCCTGCCGCACCCTGCTGGCGCAGGCGCTCGATCAGTACGTGCAGCTCACCCAGGACAGCGTCAGCCTGGAGAATCTCGTCAAGTTCATCGGCGACAAGGATCCGCGCCTGGTGAACGCCGCGGGCCGCCTGGACATGAAGCTGTTCGACAAGCTCGCCGATGACCTCGACCGGCTGCGCATCGACGCGAAGCTGCTCCTGGGCTCCGAGGCCGAGAAGCTCGACATGGACCTGCTGCTCGGCCGCGGCCTCCACGCCAAGTCCGGCAGGACGCGCCTGACCATCATCAGCACCAAGTTCCTCGGCGACAACAACAACGTCCTCTTCTGGGTGTCCCAGCTGCTCATCGAGGTGACGCGCTGGCTCAACCGCAATCCCTCCAATGGCTTGCAGGCCGTGCTCATGTTCGACGAGGCCGACCTGTACCTGCCCGCCATGCGCCAGCCCTCCACCAAGCAGCCCATGGAGAACCTCCTCAAGCGCGCCCGCTCGGCAGGTCTGGGATTGATGCTCGCCACCCAGAGCCCCGGTGACTTCGACTACAAGTGCCGCGACACCATCCGCTCCTGGTTCATCGGCCGCGTCAAGGAGAAGACCGCCCTGGACAAGATGAAGCCCATGCTCAACGAGGCCCGCGTAGACGTCTCGCGGATTCCCGGCCAGGGTGTCGGTGAATTCCACATCGCCCGCGACGGCAAGGTGGATCGCGTCAAGACCGAGCCTTCCGCCCTCGCCACCGATCAGCTCTCCGATGATGAGCTGCTGCGCCTCGCCGCTCGCACTTCACCCTCGGCCCACCCGGAGTCCTGA
- a CDS encoding endonuclease domain-containing protein: MPLARSDARSDSFALHELDRHQRRREQGIPTLTVLAGPPGGAMSLWRRWLDSRRQAFRTSLAANEAEVVREWLEALASSRNLEADAADFLGTSAGLPPGELRSRLEGKTAHERDILLHELFPSIPGGDLSAACRCLLQPQVTHNSQKPLDAVLEAFAQEPTRALVALHALVPAGTAPALLLWGSGPSWLARAARLAARFCDAIPSFVVALQVDRPAVDAYLRSGESQALALVREGLLELEAPSPEAMKRKLKALGVQAPETLSGPLARLAAEGVPDELLTRYGEAALAREAATREPEAADKARSSAERFLRDLLDSLPDTHGLFENNQRTGFRINNRPVEVDFLSQRLRVAIEVDGYYHFQGEEAYRRDRRKDLALQRHGYLVLRFLANDVVARLEEIRDTILEVISQRRDAMSGSSPHREG; the protein is encoded by the coding sequence GTGCCCCTCGCCAGATCCGATGCACGGAGCGATTCCTTCGCCCTCCACGAGCTGGACCGGCATCAGCGTCGGCGCGAGCAGGGCATCCCCACCCTCACCGTGCTCGCCGGGCCGCCGGGCGGCGCCATGTCGCTCTGGCGCCGCTGGCTCGATTCCCGTCGTCAGGCCTTCCGCACCTCCCTCGCCGCGAACGAGGCCGAGGTCGTCCGGGAGTGGTTGGAGGCACTCGCCAGCTCCAGGAACCTCGAGGCCGACGCCGCCGACTTCCTGGGTACCTCCGCCGGTCTCCCCCCGGGTGAGTTGCGCTCGCGGTTGGAGGGAAAGACAGCGCACGAGCGCGACATCCTCCTCCACGAGCTCTTCCCCTCCATCCCCGGTGGAGATCTCTCCGCCGCGTGCAGGTGCCTGCTCCAACCACAAGTTACCCACAATTCCCAGAAGCCTCTCGACGCGGTGCTCGAGGCCTTCGCGCAGGAGCCCACCCGCGCCCTCGTGGCACTGCATGCGCTCGTCCCGGCCGGTACGGCCCCGGCGCTCCTGCTCTGGGGCTCCGGCCCCTCCTGGCTGGCTCGCGCGGCCCGGCTCGCCGCCCGGTTCTGTGACGCCATCCCCTCGTTCGTCGTGGCCCTCCAGGTGGATCGGCCCGCCGTCGACGCGTACCTGCGGAGCGGTGAGAGCCAGGCGCTCGCCCTCGTCCGCGAGGGTCTGCTGGAGCTCGAGGCCCCTTCCCCCGAGGCCATGAAGCGCAAGCTGAAGGCGCTGGGTGTCCAGGCTCCGGAGACGCTCTCCGGGCCGCTCGCCCGGCTGGCGGCCGAGGGTGTTCCGGACGAGCTCCTCACCCGTTATGGAGAGGCGGCCCTCGCGCGGGAGGCCGCCACCCGGGAGCCCGAGGCGGCGGACAAGGCCCGCAGCAGCGCCGAGCGCTTCCTGCGCGACCTGCTCGACTCCCTGCCGGACACGCATGGTCTCTTCGAGAACAACCAGCGCACCGGCTTCCGCATCAACAACCGGCCGGTGGAGGTAGACTTCCTCTCGCAGCGGTTGCGCGTGGCCATCGAGGTCGACGGCTACTACCACTTCCAGGGTGAGGAGGCCTACCGGCGCGACCGGCGCAAGGACCTCGCCCTCCAACGGCACGGATACCTGGTGCTACGCTTCCTCGCCAACGACGTGGTGGCGCGTCTCGAGGAAATCCGCGACACTATTCTAGAAGTCATCTCGCAACGGCGTGACGCCATGAGTGGGTCTTCGCCGCACAGGGAGGGTTGA
- the gshB gene encoding glutathione synthase — protein sequence MAALTIGFLMDPLEGVRVDHDSTFALMLEAQRRGHQVRYFEQPWLRFGGTSAEARMRTVTVRREPGNHFDLRDEEVRPLSSLDVLFLRKDPPVDADFIQATQLVELCNGREPVFLNNPTGIRDANEKLFGLRFPELMPETLIARDMVSLARFVANHPQGTILKPVEGFGGQGIVFLQPGDRNTRSLLEVLTLGGRKAIVAQAYLPESRQGDKRIILVDGEPCGAVLRVPAQDDHRGNMAAGGTPVKTQLTPRELEICARLKPVLQARGLYFVGIDVIGDWLTEVNVTSPTGIAEIDKLDNTNVSAKIIDVAERLAGSRR from the coding sequence ATGGCCGCGCTCACCATCGGCTTCCTCATGGACCCGCTCGAGGGCGTTCGGGTGGATCACGACTCCACCTTCGCCCTCATGCTCGAGGCCCAGCGGCGCGGGCATCAGGTGCGCTACTTCGAGCAGCCCTGGCTCCGCTTTGGCGGCACCTCCGCCGAGGCGCGCATGCGCACCGTCACCGTGCGCCGCGAGCCCGGCAATCACTTCGACCTGCGCGACGAGGAGGTCCGCCCGCTCTCGAGCCTCGACGTGCTCTTCCTGCGCAAGGATCCGCCCGTCGACGCCGACTTCATCCAGGCCACCCAACTGGTGGAGCTGTGCAACGGCCGCGAGCCCGTCTTCCTCAACAACCCCACGGGCATCCGCGACGCCAACGAGAAGCTCTTCGGCTTGCGCTTCCCCGAGCTCATGCCCGAGACGCTCATCGCCCGTGACATGGTGTCGCTCGCCCGGTTCGTCGCGAACCATCCGCAGGGCACCATCCTCAAGCCCGTCGAGGGCTTCGGCGGCCAGGGCATCGTCTTCCTCCAACCTGGAGACCGGAACACCCGCTCGCTGCTGGAGGTGCTCACGCTCGGAGGCCGTAAGGCGATCGTCGCGCAGGCCTACCTGCCCGAGAGCCGCCAGGGTGACAAGCGCATCATCCTCGTGGACGGGGAGCCCTGTGGCGCGGTGCTGCGCGTCCCGGCCCAGGACGATCACCGTGGCAACATGGCCGCTGGTGGTACTCCGGTGAAGACGCAGCTCACCCCGCGTGAGCTGGAGATCTGCGCCCGGCTCAAGCCGGTGCTCCAGGCGCGCGGCCTGTACTTCGTGGGCATCGACGTGATTGGCGACTGGCTCACCGAGGTGAACGTCACCAGCCCCACCGGCATCGCGGAGATCGACAAGCTGGACAACACCAACGTCTCGGCGAAGATCATCGACGTCGCCGAGAGGCTCGCGGGAAGCAGGCGCTGA
- a CDS encoding AAA family ATPase gives MWIERLKIQNIRSFDLQQLSFTHDNGEPYRWVTLLGENGGGKSTVLQALGLLMAGPEGAQTLVPRPVGWLRDESKLGYLTVRFHQGSKDPGKAKGSSKAIGYTLLVTGTGRLSWKNEVYTEPTILGWPSRSLSWLRENTFSSRGQGWFSAGYGAFRRLTRSHQVIVPSLEPQARYTNFLTQFNEDEPLATFERWVLYLDYVSARGGRNSSQARRQRDLGIDAINRMLPSGTRFDSVNEQGRILFDVGGRKVPTIAMSDGYRSILALAGDLIWRLIQAFPKSTNPLHEEGVVLIDELDIHLHPRWQRYIAGWLREQFPKLQFFVATHSPFVAAGAGKDALTLRLTLEEGVTRVEQVETPAALSVDGILQSEAFGQLSPYSPPTQAAIDRYDALARKKKRSQAEQKEFARLRAFMQQARPLGGPPEPGSLDARLEAYIDKALQGKGRG, from the coding sequence ATGTGGATCGAGCGCCTGAAGATTCAGAACATCCGCAGCTTCGATTTGCAGCAATTGTCCTTCACTCACGACAATGGCGAGCCATACCGCTGGGTGACCCTGCTCGGTGAGAACGGTGGCGGTAAGAGCACGGTGCTCCAGGCACTTGGTCTCCTGATGGCTGGGCCGGAGGGAGCGCAGACATTGGTTCCCCGGCCAGTGGGATGGTTACGCGATGAGTCGAAACTGGGTTATCTGACCGTCCGCTTTCATCAAGGCTCCAAGGATCCGGGAAAGGCAAAGGGCTCATCAAAGGCGATCGGCTACACCTTGTTGGTGACAGGTACGGGCCGACTCTCTTGGAAGAACGAGGTCTACACCGAGCCCACCATCTTGGGGTGGCCGTCACGGTCGTTGTCGTGGCTGCGCGAGAACACCTTCTCTTCAAGAGGGCAGGGGTGGTTCTCTGCCGGTTACGGCGCTTTTCGCCGTCTGACTCGTTCCCATCAGGTCATCGTTCCATCGCTGGAGCCCCAAGCGCGCTACACGAATTTCCTCACCCAATTCAACGAGGACGAACCGCTGGCGACATTCGAGCGGTGGGTGCTCTACCTCGACTACGTCAGTGCCAGAGGAGGTCGGAACTCCAGTCAGGCTCGACGCCAACGCGACCTGGGCATCGACGCCATCAATCGCATGCTGCCGAGCGGTACCCGCTTCGACAGCGTGAACGAGCAGGGACGTATCCTCTTCGACGTGGGTGGCCGGAAGGTGCCCACCATCGCGATGAGCGATGGCTACCGGAGCATCCTAGCGCTCGCTGGTGATCTGATCTGGAGGCTCATCCAGGCATTTCCCAAGAGTACCAACCCCCTTCATGAGGAAGGGGTGGTGCTCATCGATGAGTTGGACATCCACCTGCACCCCCGCTGGCAGCGGTACATCGCTGGCTGGTTGCGCGAACAGTTCCCGAAGCTCCAGTTCTTCGTCGCGACGCACAGCCCCTTCGTGGCCGCTGGAGCCGGAAAGGACGCCCTCACCTTGCGACTGACGCTCGAAGAGGGTGTCACACGGGTGGAACAGGTGGAGACCCCCGCGGCCCTCAGTGTGGACGGCATCCTTCAAAGCGAGGCGTTCGGCCAGTTGTCGCCCTACTCGCCTCCAACCCAGGCCGCCATCGACAGGTATGACGCCCTGGCTCGCAAGAAGAAGCGCAGTCAGGCCGAGCAGAAGGAGTTCGCGCGGCTGCGTGCGTTCATGCAGCAGGCCAGACCTCTCGGGGGTCCACCCGAGCCGGGCTCGCTGGATGCGAGGCTGGAGGCCTACATCGACAAGGCGCTCCAGGGGAAAGGCCGGGGATGA
- a CDS encoding retron system putative HNH endonuclease translates to MIQVRRGRAPDILTRHRARWLKDLQRARTPEERQRVLDRYRHEDVKDALVTLFHGKCAYCESSIRHVDYGHIEHYRPKSKYPKQAFTWSNLVLACGVCNGSEHKGDAFPLKAEGGPLVNPTTEDPERHLSFEYDPVTRLASVRGRTTRGDTTEKCFGLNRQDLRRHRSTRVKQLWFIAQRATIDPDARRLLDEAASASEEYSAFANLLRDALSKGIPLSSAPLTS, encoded by the coding sequence ATGATCCAGGTGAGGCGTGGACGTGCGCCCGACATCCTGACTCGCCATCGGGCGCGGTGGTTGAAGGACCTCCAGAGGGCGCGTACGCCCGAGGAGCGTCAGCGCGTCCTGGACAGGTACCGGCACGAGGACGTGAAGGATGCGCTCGTCACGCTCTTCCATGGCAAATGCGCGTATTGCGAGAGCTCCATCCGGCACGTCGACTACGGGCACATCGAGCACTACCGACCGAAATCGAAGTACCCGAAGCAGGCCTTCACCTGGTCCAACCTCGTCCTGGCCTGCGGCGTGTGCAACGGCAGTGAGCACAAGGGTGACGCGTTCCCGCTCAAGGCCGAGGGGGGACCTCTCGTGAATCCCACGACCGAGGACCCGGAGCGGCATCTCTCCTTCGAGTACGACCCTGTGACGAGGCTCGCCAGCGTGCGGGGAAGGACGACGCGGGGGGATACCACGGAGAAGTGTTTCGGGCTCAATCGCCAGGATCTGCGCAGACACCGGTCGACCCGCGTCAAACAACTCTGGTTCATTGCCCAGCGTGCCACGATCGATCCCGACGCGCGGCGCCTGCTCGACGAGGCGGCCTCGGCATCCGAGGAGTACTCCGCGTTCGCGAACCTGCTCCGGGATGCTCTCTCGAAGGGAATACCGCTCTCTTCCGCCCCACTGACGAGCTGA